From a single Calditrichota bacterium genomic region:
- a CDS encoding C40 family peptidase — protein sequence MKKSKKIFWAISFSLFALVLATPLNAQTERGWFLFHKMLRQMSDLTVQDRVDVIFALDDTLENILPVDYQWKPNEIDGIRSLIATGFSFDYSPEKIASGCKTLFQAYQLGALHPEELAFLELIFAGKITAAQLTVLTKVSSKISTFPADIRIPFLREISSNNYPEENVAAVLNFMTTARSNQINLDRALVVAVVSLKQIADAETLKTALSKSLTSLLRQKAKQDRLTRYASIAGNFYNSGIPKEFLNNVTIKAVNENWSRKSFIHLLKTLAKGNKARIDYEKLYEKILARVARKSLISEREFTQICDEELQSQKKALERKRTALADKSDEKTANVSGDYRTQKLRQIIKEYLGTPYMWGGTSKSGIDCSGLTQCVFSRLGIFLPRVSHQQYRAGKTIPPDRLKPGDLVFFSNNYYGEVDHVGIYLGNGKFCHASCSRGVTISNLNKHYYQVHYVGAKRYFEL from the coding sequence ATGAAAAAATCAAAAAAAATCTTTTGGGCAATTAGTTTCTCTCTTTTCGCGCTCGTGTTGGCGACGCCACTCAATGCTCAGACCGAAAGAGGCTGGTTTTTATTCCACAAAATGCTCAGACAAATGAGCGATTTAACAGTGCAGGATCGCGTCGATGTCATTTTTGCGCTCGATGACACGCTCGAGAATATTCTGCCGGTAGATTACCAATGGAAACCAAACGAGATCGACGGCATCCGCTCGCTGATTGCCACGGGATTTTCCTTTGATTATTCGCCTGAAAAAATCGCTTCCGGCTGCAAAACTCTGTTTCAAGCCTACCAACTGGGAGCGCTCCACCCTGAAGAACTGGCATTTTTGGAGCTCATCTTTGCCGGCAAAATCACCGCAGCACAGCTTACTGTACTGACCAAGGTTTCTTCAAAAATTTCAACCTTTCCGGCCGACATTCGCATTCCTTTTCTGCGCGAAATTTCCTCAAACAATTATCCGGAAGAAAACGTCGCCGCGGTTTTGAATTTTATGACAACAGCGCGCAGCAACCAAATCAATCTCGACCGCGCTTTGGTCGTCGCGGTGGTCAGCCTCAAGCAGATAGCGGACGCCGAGACGCTAAAAACAGCGCTGTCGAAATCTCTCACCAGCCTACTCCGGCAGAAAGCAAAACAAGACCGGTTAACGCGCTATGCTTCCATCGCCGGAAATTTTTACAATAGCGGCATTCCCAAGGAATTTCTCAATAATGTGACAATCAAGGCCGTAAATGAAAATTGGAGCCGCAAATCTTTCATCCATCTGCTGAAAACTCTGGCAAAAGGAAACAAGGCGCGGATCGATTACGAAAAATTGTACGAGAAAATTCTCGCACGCGTCGCGAGAAAGTCGCTCATTTCAGAAAGGGAATTCACGCAAATATGCGACGAGGAATTGCAAAGTCAAAAAAAAGCGCTGGAACGCAAACGGACGGCTTTGGCGGATAAGTCGGACGAAAAAACCGCTAATGTCAGCGGTGACTATCGAACGCAAAAATTGCGACAAATCATCAAAGAATATTTGGGCACGCCGTACATGTGGGGCGGCACTTCAAAAAGCGGCATCGATTGCTCGGGTTTGACCCAATGCGTTTTTTCGCGTCTGGGAATATTCCTGCCTCGAGTGAGTCATCAACAATACCGTGCAGGAAAAACAATCCCCCCGGATCGGCTAAAACCCGGCGATCTGGTGTTTTTCTCGAACAATTATTACGGCGAAGTCGATCACGTGGGAATTTATCTGGGGAACGGAAAATTTTGTCATGCCAGTTGCAGCAGAGGCGTGACCATCAGCAATCTGAACAAACATTATTATCAGGTACATTACGTTGGCGCAAAAAGATACTTTGAATTATAA
- a CDS encoding V-type ATPase 116kDa subunit family protein, with amino-acid sequence MNTYSSMAALEFGFKKLIKREKNEIIDRYLIVTLLSGFMIYAGYIYHPIIHRIGNDLGQKFQTEFVPVEQKNAPLTHTTKPVQLKKDILTEEKDETLAEQGKDTTQQTDASTNLVEPKPVSISELPPLRRRESPATTWSNQRRKPHKRNTQTQKPPRFDLLTAIKKGVKVSDPSKYFISDRDRELGREIQKLENDFEQQYA; translated from the coding sequence TTGAATACCTATTCATCGATGGCGGCATTGGAATTTGGTTTTAAGAAATTAATCAAAAGGGAAAAAAATGAAATCATTGATCGTTACTTGATCGTTACCTTACTCTCCGGATTTATGATTTATGCCGGGTATATTTACCACCCCATTATTCATCGCATCGGGAATGATCTCGGCCAGAAATTTCAGACAGAATTTGTGCCGGTGGAACAGAAAAACGCGCCGTTAACTCATACAACCAAGCCTGTACAGCTAAAAAAGGATATCCTCACAGAAGAAAAAGATGAAACGCTCGCTGAACAGGGAAAAGATACAACGCAGCAAACAGATGCGAGCACTAATTTGGTTGAGCCAAAACCTGTGAGCATTTCCGAACTACCACCACTACGGAGAAGAGAGTCGCCAGCGACTACGTGGAGCAACCAACGACGCAAACCGCATAAACGAAATACACAAACCCAAAAGCCCCCGCGTTTTGATTTACTCACTGCGATCAAAAAAGGCGTAAAAGTTTCCGACCCATCCAAATATTTCATATCCGACAGGGACAGAGAATTGGGCAGAGAAATTCAGAAATTGGAGAATGATTTTGAACAGCAATATGCAA